The following are encoded together in the Merismopedia glauca CCAP 1448/3 genome:
- a CDS encoding PP2C family protein-serine/threonine phosphatase — MNISTAIVTCPHPDCKAPNPLDRIFCQKCQRYIPKRYLWTLGKPLNSNGKGELLGDRYLVVNQNTVLDTHPGLMPVTTEDIPPGIVPYLKLSAYQPQIPKVYGLLANPSQEESIWLLEDAPIYSQGLATNLAGRLMPRLVDVWREKNITPLRQINWLAQILELWQPMVMEKVASTLLNLESLRVEGSLIRILELVPDGQRSPTLSDLGKFWQQFLPEAHPTASDFWQVLCQQLASGQFTSPEQVLDVLGSTLNSCANSYHHFYQIATYSDKGPTRSRNEDACYPSSGTFLNSISGKDLGLTIVCDGIGGHEGGNVASNMAIEAIHQDIVQSLTQPSTWESKSVSHQLESYIRSANDRISQRNDSEQRHSRQRMGTTVVMAVNHGHEVYLAHVGDSRAYRISRTGCHQVTLDDDLAAREVRLGYALYREALQHASSGSLIQALGMGGSYNLHPTVQKFVIDEDCIFLLCSDGLSDRDRVDQYWESLVLPVLEGKKDLGTLSQELVGIGNSLNGHDNVTIGLLYCRAQLSAEGGRSPIPPPPAVVPLPTHSISTNQPTRLQFPEESTYLQRLPQGSSPPAASPKSNPWRWGFLIPLTLIGAIGAYYFKLPLSFPNQPDAQATPTPNTQATPTPDAQATSTPDPTVAPGQFYRTTKAIPLTLESGAGEPSKIPENTTIQFVGKSSNNRQNVQFCSPPSNQLLPKFFDKLLNFTQQSSVIKGSISESDIQDLEKLSSSENPNSTDNVECLNTGFSNITIPANKTNSPNK; from the coding sequence ATGAACATATCTACAGCGATTGTCACCTGCCCTCACCCAGACTGTAAAGCTCCCAATCCGCTCGATCGTATTTTTTGTCAAAAATGTCAAAGATACATACCAAAACGATATTTGTGGACTCTGGGTAAACCTCTTAACAGTAATGGTAAGGGTGAGTTACTTGGCGATCGCTATCTAGTGGTTAATCAAAACACCGTACTAGATACTCACCCTGGTTTGATGCCTGTAACTACGGAAGATATTCCTCCAGGAATCGTTCCCTACTTGAAACTGTCTGCTTATCAACCTCAAATTCCCAAGGTGTATGGGTTACTGGCAAATCCCAGTCAGGAAGAGTCTATTTGGTTGCTAGAAGATGCCCCTATTTACAGTCAAGGGTTAGCCACTAACTTGGCGGGAAGACTGATGCCCAGACTGGTGGATGTTTGGCGAGAAAAAAACATAACTCCTTTACGGCAAATCAATTGGCTGGCTCAGATACTAGAACTCTGGCAGCCTATGGTGATGGAAAAAGTCGCCTCAACTTTACTCAATCTGGAATCTTTACGGGTAGAAGGTTCATTAATCCGAATTTTAGAACTAGTGCCCGATGGACAACGGTCCCCGACTTTATCTGATTTAGGTAAGTTTTGGCAACAATTCTTACCAGAGGCTCATCCAACTGCCTCAGATTTTTGGCAAGTGTTGTGTCAACAATTAGCCTCTGGTCAATTTACCAGTCCTGAACAAGTCCTGGATGTATTGGGTAGTACTCTGAATAGTTGTGCCAATAGCTACCATCATTTCTATCAAATTGCCACCTATAGCGATAAAGGTCCTACGCGATCGCGCAATGAAGATGCTTGCTATCCCTCTAGCGGTACTTTCCTCAATTCAATTAGCGGTAAGGATTTGGGATTAACTATCGTTTGTGATGGGATTGGCGGTCATGAAGGTGGTAATGTCGCCTCTAATATGGCAATTGAAGCTATTCATCAAGATATTGTTCAATCCTTAACTCAGCCTTCAACGTGGGAATCTAAATCGGTTTCTCATCAGTTAGAAAGCTATATCCGTAGTGCTAATGACCGGATATCCCAGCGTAACGACTCAGAACAAAGACACAGCCGCCAACGGATGGGAACAACTGTCGTGATGGCGGTAAATCATGGTCATGAGGTTTATCTAGCCCATGTCGGTGATAGTCGTGCTTATCGAATTAGTCGGACTGGTTGTCATCAAGTTACTCTAGATGACGATTTAGCGGCTCGCGAAGTGCGTCTTGGTTATGCCTTGTATCGAGAAGCGCTACAACACGCTAGTTCTGGTTCTTTAATTCAAGCCTTGGGTATGGGTGGGTCTTATAATCTCCATCCCACTGTACAAAAGTTTGTCATTGATGAAGATTGTATCTTCCTTTTGTGTTCCGATGGCTTGAGCGATCGCGATCGGGTAGACCAATATTGGGAAAGTTTGGTATTACCAGTGTTGGAAGGCAAAAAAGACCTGGGTACTTTGAGCCAGGAACTCGTAGGGATTGGAAACTCTCTGAATGGTCATGATAATGTCACTATTGGGCTACTATATTGCCGAGCGCAACTGTCTGCTGAAGGAGGGCGATCGCCAATCCCACCACCTCCAGCAGTAGTACCACTACCTACACATTCTATATCTACCAATCAACCTACTCGGCTGCAATTTCCCGAGGAATCAACATATCTACAAAGATTACCACAAGGTTCTTCCCCACCCGCAGCTTCACCTAAATCTAATCCTTGGCGTTGGGGGTTTTTAATACCTTTAACCTTAATCGGTGCGATCGGTGCTTACTATTTTAAGTTACCTCTTTCCTTTCCGAATCAGCCTGATGCTCAAGCAACTCCCACTCCCAATACTCAAGCAACTCCCACTCCTGATGCTCAAGCAACTTCCACTCCCGATCCAACTGTTGCACCAGGTCAGTTTTATCGAACTACTAAGGCAATCCCTCTGACTTTAGAATCAGGGGCAGGAGAACCTAGTAAAATCCCCGAAAACACCACGATCCAATTTGTAGGAAAATCGTCGAATAACAGACAAAATGTGCAGTTCTGTTCACCTCCCTCAAATCAACTGTTGCCTAAATTCTTCGATAAACTGTTAAATTTTACTCAGCAATCCTCAGTTATTAAAGGCTCAATAAGCGAATCAGATATTCAAGATTTAGAGAAATTGTCTTCAAGTGAAAACCCAAATTCAACTGATAATGTAGAATGTCTAAATACTGGTTTTTCAAACATAACAATTCCAGCAAATAAAACTAATTCTCCAAATAAATAA
- a CDS encoding DUF6737 family protein, producing MSNHSYINPWQFKPWWCQPWSILLTGVILILGSWILWNNIWLTAIVAVPIITWMGYFVIIWPILMQPYLLDNSLANPDREKI from the coding sequence ATGTCTAACCATTCTTATATTAATCCTTGGCAATTCAAACCGTGGTGGTGTCAACCTTGGTCTATTCTATTGACTGGGGTTATCCTCATACTAGGTAGCTGGATACTATGGAATAATATTTGGTTAACTGCGATCGTCGCCGTCCCAATTATTACCTGGATGGGCTACTTTGTAATCATCTGGCCCATTCTCATGCAACCCTACCTCCTAGATAACTCGTTAGCCAATCCAGATCGAGAGAAAATTTAA